Sequence from the Clostridium botulinum genome:
ACTTTGTCCTATATGAATCCCATCCGCATCAACAGCTAAAGCTATATCAACTCTATCGTTTATTATTAATGGTATATTATATTTTTGTGTTATTTTTTTTATCTTTAATGCTGTTTCATAAAAATCATGTGATGAACACTCTTTTTCTCTTAGCTGAATTAATGTAGCTCCTCCAAGTATTGATTTTTCTACAGCTTCTTCTAAAGTATTAGTACTCATTAAATCTCTATCTGTAACAAGATAAATACTATAATCTATTTTATTTTTCATAAATTCTCCTCATTTCAATAATAATATACATTATAAAGTTTAATAACTATTATAATTAACACTAGTCAGTTTATATTTCTTAATTAAATTTTTAATATAACATGGTTCTTTTCAAGAAATAGATACAATTTCCTAACTAATTGTTAAAAATATTTTTATGAATAATTAAGTATTAATATCTATCTATTAATTGTTGTTACCCTTGCCTTTTCCTTTATAACATTTTCATTCATCATACTAATAGCATCAATAAGTGAAATATGGAAAGTTCCCATTCCTATTCCCTTAGATTTTTCATACGCAATTTCGCCACTTATACTCATTGTTAAAACTGCACATATGGCTGCTATAAAATAATCATCACTCGCTCCAGCAAAAGCTCCACATAATGCACTACTCATGCATCCTGTTCCTGTAACATTAGCAAGCATTTTATGTCCATTAGATAAAATCACATTTCTTTTTCCATCTGAAATAATATCATCTACTCCTGTAATTGCCACAACACAATTTAATTTTTTGGCTAGTTCTTGTGCTACAATCACCTTTTTATCATTTCCCATATTCATATCACGTTCTGAAGCATCAACCCCTTTTGTTTCAGATCTTAATCCACATATAAATTTTATTTCAGAAATATTTCCTCTAATTATATCTACCTTTACTTCACTCAATATCTTCTCTGCACTTTTATTTCTAAAATTAGCGACTCCAGCTCCAACTGGATCAAAAATAACTGGAACATTGTTTTTATTAGCACTCTTTCCTGCAAGAATCATAGCTTCAACCATTTTCTCACTTATAACTCCCATGTTTAAAACTACAGCAGATGAAATACTTGCAATTTCTTCAACTTCCTTAACATAATCAGCCATAGTTGGGGAACCTCCAACTGCTAAAATTACATTTGCACAATCTGTTGCTGTAATATAATTAGTTATACTATGTACTAATGGTTTCTTTGTTCTAACCTCTTCTAACAATCTTCCAACCTTATCTAATATCTCATTAATCATTAATTTCACATCCCCATTTCTTAATCATATTCTATTTTTCAAAATTATCTTTTAATGCTTATATAAAATATTAATTAAATATATTTTTATATACTTAAAGTAAATAACATAATATTATAATTTAATTATATTTTGGTATTTAGAAAATTAATCACACAGGAACCTCGCTTCTTAATACATGCGCACTATATTCTAATAAAATTTATAAAAATGATGAGTTGGTCCTACACCTTTTCCAATTGAAAATCCGTTTTCTATAGCACCTGTTATATATTCCTTTGCTTTTATAACTGACTTTTTAATATCTAGACCTTTTGCTAAATTTGCTGCAATCGCTGATGATAATGTACAGCCTGTCCCATGAGTATGAATTGTATTTATTCTTTTTTGTGGAAGGCATATGAACTCATCTTCATAAAGCAATAAATCAGTTGCATCATCTTTTAAATGTCCTCCTTTAACTAATACATACTTTGGACCTAATTCTTGCAATTTTTTAGCTGCTTCCTTCATTTCATTTAAATTATTTATTTTCATTCCTAATATTTCTTCTGCTTCTGGAAGATTCGGAGTTATCAAAGTTGCTAATGGAAATAATTCTTCAATTAATGCATCCTTAGCATCTGGAGATAATAAATTAAATCCACTTTTAGAAATCATAACTGGATCTAACACTACCTTGGGCAAGTTCTGAACTTTTTTTAGTCCATTTGATATAGCTTTTATAGATTCAATTTTTGAAACCATTCCTATCTTTATTGCATCAACAATAATATCATCAAAAATAACATGTATTTGTGATTCAATAATTTCTGGATTTATATCTTGTATTCCAAAAACCCCCATTGTATTTTGTGCTGTTATTGCTGTAATAACGCTCATTCCATATACACCATTAGCTGAAAAAGATTTTAAATCAGCTTGAATTCCTGCCCCTCCACAACTATCTGATCCTGCTATAGTTAATGCTTTAAACATTTTTATTCATCCTCTCTTTTATCACATTTTTATATAATTAAATAAATTACACCTATTCAGTGCCTTTTGATTGATTTAAATTTACTTGACTAATTAATCCCCCACTTAATGCAACCTTTTGAGCCTTACTCCTATCATTCATATGTTTCCCCCTTAAATTTAAATTTGTATATTTAACCAAAAAAAATGTAGCCCAAGGGCTACATAATATAAACTATTTTGTCTTATATCTATCCTTCCCTCCGTTGGTACTAGCCAAATCAGGTTATAAGGGTCTAGGAAATCAATTTTTCCAATCTCAGCTGATATATCAGCACCCCTAGTTATTAATTCAATATTTTATTTTCTATAACATATAGATTATACCATTGATGTAAAAAAATCAAGAAAATTCATATAAACTGTCTAATCTTTCAGTTTCCTCATTTAGTTTTTTTAATTTATATATTTAATATTACGTCGTCTACTCCTCACCAAAAACTTGCTTTTTAAGTCTTAATCCAGTAGGTGTTGTTGCTATTCCACCCATTGCAGTTTCTCTTAATGATGATGGTAAGCTTTTTCCAACTTTGTACATAGCAATTACAGCTTCATCGAATGGTATTTTTGCTTCAATACCTGCCATAACCATATCTGCAGTACAAAGTGCTGTTATCGCTCCTTGAGCATTTCTTTTTGCACACGGTATTTCAACTAATCCTGCAACTGGATCACATACTAAACCTAATATGTTTTGAAGTATTATAGATCCTGCATCTAAACTCATCTTTGGAGTTCCCCCCATCATTTCTACAACTGCTGCCGCTCCCATAGCTGATGCTGAACCACATTCAGCTTGACAGCCTCCTTCTGCTCCAGATAATGTTGCATTAAGTCCTATGATAAGCCCAACTGCTGCTGCTGCTAATAGTCCTTTTATAAGTTCATCCTCATTTAATTCAAGAACTTCTCCTGCAGCTAAAATAACGGCTGGAAGTATTCCACATGATCCCGCCGTAGGACATGCCACTATTTTACCCATAGATGCATTCACCTCTGATGAAGCAAGTGCCATTGCCATTGCTATTGTAGTTGCTCTGCCAGTCAGTGTTTTTTTTGACTTTGAATACTCATATAACTTGTGTCCATCTCCACCAATAAGACCACTAACAGAATATACTTCTTTTTCTGTTCCTTCCTTTGCAGCAGCTATCATAACATTTAAATTTTTTCTCATTTTTTCTATTACTTCTTCTCTTGTTAAACCTTTTTCTTCAACTTCACATCTTATTGCATATTCACTTAAAGATATATTATTTTCCTTACAAATTTTTAATAGCTCTTCACCTGTTCTTGCAAGCATTTTATTCACCTTCCTTTGCTGGACTTATTGAAATAACTCTATGTACTAACTCTAATTTTTCTATTTCTCTTATGGCTTTTTCACTAACCTTATTATCCATTTCAAAAATCATTGTAGCATCTTTGCCTTTGTGATTTCTAAAAACTTTCATGAAAGCTACATTTATATTTTCCTTTGATAAAATACTAGTTACACTATGTATAACTCCTGGTAAATCTCTTTGAGAAACTATTAAAGTTTCATAATTTCCAGTGAATTCAACTGGATTACCATTAACTTCAGAAATTTGAATATTTCCACCACCAATAGATGATCCAACAACTTCACAATAATCACCATTTGATGTATTCATTAAAAACTTAACTGTATTAGGATGTACATCACCTAAATCAGCCTCTTTAAATGAAAAATTCATTCCTTTTTCTCTTGCTATTTCCATAGAATCTCTAAGTCTTTCATCACTTGGTTCCATTCCTAAAATTCCAGCAACTAAAGCTCTATCTGTCCCATGCCCTTTATATGTTTTACCAAAAGATCCATGTAATAAAAATGTTACTTCCTTTATTTCATTACCAGCTATTATTCTTGCAATTTTTCCAAGTCTTGCAGCTCCAGCTGTATGTGAACTAGATGGCCCTATCATTATTGGTCCTAAAATATCAAAAACACCTAAACTTTTCATAAACATTATCTAGCTAAATATAATAAATTTTAGCTAAATACCCCCTCTCATTAAACATTTATTCCACTGCTTTATGGCATAATGTTGATATATGTATAAATAAAACTGTGTAGATAAAATATATCAACAAATATGAAAAAACAGATAATTTTATTTTTAAATTTATTTATAAAAATTAAATTTCATTTTATTGTCCATATATAGAATGCATAATTTAAGTAGCATAGTCAAGGGGTACGAAAAAAAGATATGTTTTACAATTTAAAACATATCTTTTATAAATATTATATTTAATATTCATAGAAGCAACTTCCACCTATAAATTCTCTAAGTATTGAATTCATAGGTACATAACATGGATCTACTTCTTTAAAGAAATTTAATATAGATTTTAATCTGGCTGCTTCTGCATATACTGGACTGTCTTCTTTAACCTTGTTTAGTTCTTTTAATGCATGTAATTTTAATAATCCTAGCTCATACACTAATGTTGAATTAAACATTACATCTGCTTGATCCTGATAAACAAATATATTATTTTTTTCACCTTTTTTTACTGATGGCCACATTTTAAGCGTTGCTTCTGCATCATGTCCTCTACTTAATGAATCTCTTACTATTCTTCTAACTTTTCTAACATCGGTTGTTGGTATTCTATTGTGATTATCTAAATTTAGTTGAGTTAATGCTGAAATGTAAACTTTAAAAATTTTATTTTGATCAACATCTGAGGTTAATATTGGATTTAATCCATGAATACCTTCTAATATTAATACGCCATTTTCATGTAATTTTATTTTATTTCCATTCCACTCTCTCTTTCCAGTGAAAAAATTATAAGTAGGAATATCAACAATTTCACCATTCATTAAAGCTGTAAGTGATTTATTAATTAGCTCTAAATCTAATGCATAAATAGATTCATAATCATACTCACCATTTTCATCTCTAGGCGTATTTACTCGTTCTACAAAATAATCATCTAATGAAAGAGATTGAGGTATAAATCCATTAACTTTAAGTTGTATTGCTAGTCTATTTGCAAAAGTAGTTTTTCCTGAAGATGATGGACCTGCAATAAGAACTATTTTCACATCTTTTTTGTTAACTATTTGATCTGCTATATTAGCTATCTTCTTTTCATGTAGCGCTTCTGAAGTTAAAATCAAACTTTGAGCTTCATTACTAGAAAGTTTTTCATTCAAAGTCCCTACTTCTCCAATATCTAATATACTTAGCCATTTTTCTGTTTCTAAAAATATATTTCTTAATTTTCTTTCTTCTTTATATTGTGGTAATTCATTTAAATTTTCTTTTTCAGGACTTCTTAATATAAATCCTGATTCATAATAAATTAAATCAAAAGCTTTTATAATACCTGTTGAGTATGCCATTTGACCATAAAAATAGTCATATCGTCCTTCTAATTCATATAATTTTACCTCATTAAGATTAGAATTTTCTAAAAGCAAAACTTTATCTTCCATTCCATATTGGTCAAATATATTAATAGCTTCATCTTTAGAGATTCTTATACTATTTATTAGAACATTTTTAATTATAATTTCTTTCATTTTTTCTTTAATTAATTTTATATCTTTTTCATTTAAAGGATCTTCTTTAATTACCTCTCCAAATAACCCTTTACTAATTGAATGTTCTATCTTAATTTTTGAATTTGGAAATAAGTCTAAAGTAGCTTTAATAAATATAAATTGCAAAGTTCTCGTATATATATTTAATCCCATTTCTGTATTAAAATTTATTGTCTCTATCTCTCCACTTTCACTAATAATATCTCTTAATTCATGATATTTTCCATTTAATTTGCATAATGCTATATTCTTAACTTCTACTATATTTTTAGATAATACATCATAAAAAGTATCAGTAGAATTTTGTTCTTTATTGTTAATATTATAAACTATCGAATTCATTAACTATATCCTCCCAAAAATTCTAATTGTCCTATATTATATTATATCTAATTTCCCATAAAAAGATAAATTTATTTTTTATTTTGCATATTCCAACGAAATATTACAAATATTATTTATGCGAGGTGTATTTATATGTTTATCGTTTTTATTAGAACTGCAATTTTATATTCTTTAGTAGTTGTAGTAATGCGTTTAATGGGAAAACGTCAAATAGGTGAACTTGAACCTTATGAATTTGTAATAACTATTATGATTTCAGATTTAGCAGCTTTACCAATGCAAGATTCTAGACTCCCATTATTACTTGGTATAATTCCAATTATTACATTACTATTTTTAAAAACTATGCTTAGTGTAATAGACTTAAAATCCCAAAAAGCCAGAAAAATTATAGATGGTGAACCAACTATATTAATATACAATGGCAAAATAAATTATATTGCACTAAAAAAGCAACAATTAAATATAGATGAATTATTAGAAGAATTAAGAATTGCAAATTATTTTAATCTTGATGAAATTCAATGTGCTATTTTAGAAAATGGAGGGCAGTTATCAATTTTGCCTAAGGATTATAATTCACAATCTCAATCAAAATCTAGTGATAATACTGCTAAAACAAAGGATGTAAAATTGCCTAAGGTATTAGTATCTGATGGGAAAATAAATAACAATGCTTTAACAAGTATGAAAAAAGATAAGGATTGGATACTTAATGTTCTTAAAAATCATAATATAAATTCAATTAAAGATGTTTTAATAGCTATGTATGATACTGAAGGTAATTTTAAATATCAGCTTTATAATGATTATGATGAGGAGGGTAATTAATGAAGAATGTTAGAGCTTCAATACTACTTTTTCTTTTTATAATGATATTTGTTTATTTTGCTAATGTCTCAATATTAAAATTATGCGATAATATTGAAAATGTTACAGAAGAAATAGAACTTAATATTATTGAGGGTAAAAATGAAGACGCTTATATAAAATCAATAGAATTAATGGATATGATTCAAAATAAAAACTTCATAACCTCAGTATATATTAGTCATCAAGAAGTAGATATACTTGTTACTGACGCAGCAAAACTTTCAGTATATTTATCTCATAATGATACATCTGAGGCAAATGCTACATTGCATGCATTGAAATACAATTCTAGAAACATGCGAAAATTACAAATTCCTAATCTAGAAAATATATTATAAAAGTTATAATTATTATGTAAATTAATTATAATTATTAAAATATATTCCAAAAATCACTATATTTTATGATGTTTTTTTTTATTTTAACTCGTTAAATGTAGAAAATACAAGCAGTATAGTTTATAATTGTTTTTGTACGGTTAACATTAATCGTAAACCATAATTTGAAAATTTGAAAGGTGGTACAATTAACATGGCATTAGTTACTACAAAAGAAATGTTTAAAAAAGCTTACGAAGGTGGATATTCTATCGGTGCTTTCAACATCAACGATATGGAAATAATTCAAGGTGTTATTAATGGAGCAAAAGCTAGAAATTCAGCAGTAATTCTTCAATGCTCAACTGGAGCAATTAAATATGCTGGAGCTAAATACTTAAAAGCAATGGTAGATGCTGCTATAGCTGAAACTGGAGTAGACGTTGCTCTTCACTTAGATCACGGTCCAAGTTTTGAAGCTGTTAAAGAAGTTATAGATGCTGGTTTTACATCAGTAATGTTTGACGGATCTCATTTTGATTATGAAGAAAATGTAAAGAGAACAAAGGAAGTTGTAGACTACGCTCACGCTAGAGGAGTTGTTGTTGAAGCTGAACTTGGAGTATTAGCAGGAGTTGAAGATGACGTTGTTGCTGATTCTCACGTTTATACTGATCCAGAGCAAGCTGTTGATTTTGTTAACAGAACAGGCGTTGATTCATTAGCTATCGCTATCGGAACTTCACACGGAGCTGTTAAATTCCCACCAGATGCTAAACCAGAATTAAAATTCAACATATTAGAAGAAATTCAAGCAAAATTACCTGGTTACCCAATCGTTCTTCATGGTGCATCAGCTGTTGACGCTAACACTGTTGCAACTTGTAATGAATTCGGTGGAAAAATAGCAAACGCTAAAGGTATTCCAGTTGATATGTTAAGAAAGGCTTCTTCAATGGCTGTATGTAAGATCAATATGGATACAGACATAAGATTAGCTATGACTGCTGCAATAAGAAAAACTTTCGGAGAAAAACCAGAAGTATTCGATCCAAGAGCTTATCTTGGTGCTGCAAGAACTGCAATTCAAGAAGTTGTTGAATCAAAAATTGATAATATCTTAGGATCTGCTGATTCTATGAAATAATATTTTTTTAAAAGACGAGGTATAATAACCTCGTCTTTTTTATTCTTTTATACAACTTATCTATACTAATTTTCTATTATAATTTAACATAACTCTCTTTTCATCTTTATACTCAACTTTAACACAATCTTTTTCTACAAGTCGCTTAATTCTACAAACAATAAATCAATCTTTTAAATAAAGTCTACCCTAACAATAAACTATCCTACCACTTTAACTATGAGAATATTTTTTCTTGGTATTTCTTTAGAATAAAATAATAACATTCCTAAACATTTTTATATTTATGCATTTTTATAAATACTTATATGTTTTGTATAAATATAATCACATATTTTTTTAATTATCATGATTTTTTATTTTTTATTTTTTTATAAATAATTTTATTATTATATTTTATAATAATTCATTAAATTATAGTCATATTTTTTAACTTTTTCATATAAATATTAACTTTTTATTCTTTTAAGTAACTATTCAAAATAATTTTGTCGTTATTTTTATTTATTAATTTATTGATTATTTATGCATGTAATTGTATAATTATAAACAATACTTGAAATATATATTAATTAATTTGTTTTTAATTTAGTTATGATTTAAATACTTGATTATATTTAAATATTCAATATCAAATATTTTTGTAATTAGCAATATTACTAAAATAATATTATCTATATTTTAACTCATAACATTTTTATAACTATAAGGGGGCTTTAATATGAATAAATTAAATAAAGTTATTTTGGCATATTCTGGAGGATTGGATACTTCAATAATTATTCCATGGCTTAAGGAAAATTATAATTGTGAGGTTATCGCAGTCTGCGGAAATGTTGGACAAAAAGATGAATTAGATGGATTAGAAGAAAAAGCAATAAAAACTGGGGCATCAAAATTATATATGGAAGATTTAACTAAAGAATTTGTTGAAGATTACATCTTCCCTACTATTCAAGCTGGAGCCATTTATGAAGGAAAATATCTTCTTGGTACTTCTTTCGCTAGACCATTAATAGGAAAAAGATTAGTAGAAATAGCAAAAGTGGAAGGTGCTGATGCTATTTGCCATGGATGCACTGGAAAAGGTAATGATCAAGTAAGATTTGAATTAGCTGTTAAAGCTTTTGATCCAGATATGAAAATAATTGCACCATGGAGAATTTGGGATATTAAATCAAGAGAAGATGAAATCACCTATGCAGAAGCAAGAAATGTTCCTATAAAAATAAATCATGAAACTAATTATAGTAAAGATAAAAATATATGGCACTTAAGTCATGAAGGTTTAGATTTAGAAGACCCTAAAAATGAACCTAAATATGATGAAATTTTAGAGCTTTCTAATTCTTTAGAAAAAGCACCTAATGAACCAACCTATATTACTTTAACATTTGAAAAAGGTAATGCTGTTGCATTAAATGGAGAGAAAATGGATGCTGTTACTTTATTAGATGAATTAAATAAAATTGGTGGAAAAAATGCTATCGGCATAACAGATATGGTTGAAAATAGACTCGTTGGTATGAAATCAAGAGGTGTATATGAAACTCCTGGTGGTACTATTCTCTATAAAGCTCATAAAGACTTAGAAGAACTTTGTTTAGATAAAGAAACTTCTCATTATAAAGAACAAATATCATTAAAATTTGCAGATTTAGTTTACAACGGTCTTTGGTTTACTCCTCTTAGAGAAGCATTATCTGAATTTATCAAAAAGACTCAAGAAACAGTAACTGGTGAAATTAAATTAAAATTATATAAAGGAAATATTGTCAATGCAGGTATGACTTCTCCTTACTCTTTATATAGTGAAGAATATGCTACTTTTGGTGAAGATGCAGTTTATAATCAAAATGATTCAGCAGGATTTATAACATTATATGGTCTTCCTACTGTTGTCAAAGCAAAAATGTACCAATCATTAAAGAAAGAGGATAAATAATTATGAAACTTTGGGGCGGACGATTTAAAAAAGGAACTGATGAATTAGTTAATGATTTTAATTCATCTATAAATATAGATTCAAGAATGTATAAAGAAGATATTGAAGGAAGTTTAGCTCATGCATCAATGCTTGGAGAACAAAATATAATTTCAAAAGAGGACAGCTTAAAAATAACTTCAGGACTTTTAGAAATTTTAAAGAGAATGGACAATGATGTTATTAATATAGATTTAACATCTGAAGATATTCATAGTTTTGTAGAAAGTACTTTAACATATTACATTGGAGAATATGGAAAAATGCTTCACACTGCAAGAAGTAGAAATGATCAGGTAACATTAGATTTAAAATTATATTTAAAAAAAGCATTAGTAAAGTTAAGAAAAGATATTTTATATTTAGAAGAAGTTTTATTAGAAAAATCAAAAGAACATATATCAACCATCATGCCAGGATATACACACATGCAAAAAGCTCAACCAATAACACTATCTCATCATTTATTAGCATATGCTGAAATGTTTAAACGCGATATTGGAAGAATAAATGATGCTTATAAAAGAACAGATGAAATGCCATTAGGAAGCGGTGCCTTAGCTACTTCTACTTATCCAATAGATAGATATATGGTTGCAAAAGACCTTGGATTTTCTAAAATCACATTAAATAGTTTAGACTCTGTTTCAGATAGAGATTATGTAATAGAAACTTTATCTGCACTTTCTCTAATTATGATGCATTTATCAAGATTTTCTGAAGAAATAATTCTTTGGTGTACAGGAGAATTTAATTTCGTTGAACTTGATGATAGTTATAGCACTGGAAGCAGTATAATGCCTCAAAAAAAGAATCCAGATGTTGCTGAATTAATAAGAGGTAAAACTGGTCGAGTTTATGGTGATCTTATAACACTTTTAACTGTAATGAAAGGTATTCCTTTAGCTTATAACAAAGATATGCAAGAAGATAAAGAAGCTTTATTTGACGCTTTAGATACTGTTACTCTATCATTAAAAACATTTGCTGGAATGATTAAAACAATGAAAATAAATAAAGATAATATGAAAAAAAGTGCTGCTCTAGGTTTTACTAATGCAACTGATTTAGCTGATTATTTAGTAAAAAAAGGCTCTTACTTTAGAGATGCTCATGGAATAGTAGGACAAATAGTTCTCCAATGTATAAAAGATAATAAAATGATTGAAGATTTAACGCTTGCTGAATTAAAAGAGTACTCTCCTACTTTTGAAGAAGATGTATATGATGCCATCAATTTATATACTTGTGTTGAAGAGAGAAAAGTCATAGGTGGACCCTCTAGAGAATCAGTGAAATTTCAAATAAAAGAACTACAAGAATTTATACACCAGTTCAAAGGGGATGAAATATATGATTAAAGTTGGAATAATAGGAGCAACTGGATACGTTGGTGTTGAATTATTAAGATTATTATTAAATCATTCACAAATAGAAATTGGAGCTATAAGCTCCGTTTCTTTTGATGGACAAGAACTTGATTCTATATATAAAAATTTTTTAGGTAGAACAAATTTAATATGTACAAATATGAATGAAGTTATTGAAAAAAATGATGTTATATTTACTGCATTACCTCCTGGATTAAGTGAAGATATAGCAACAAAAATAATAGAAAATAATAAAATCTGTATTGATATGGGGGCAGATTTTAGATTAAGTAATGAAGAGGAATATAAATATTGGTATGGAAAAAATTTTTCTCATCCTAAGCTTCATAAACAAAGTATTTATGGACTTCCTGAATTAAATAAAGAAAAAATTAGAAAATCTTCATTAATTGCTAATCCTGGATGCTATCCAACAAGTATAGAACTTGGCTTAATTCCTTTATTAAAAAATCTTTTAATTAAACCAAATGGTATTATTTGTGATTCCAAATCTGGTACTACTGGATCTGGAAGATCACTAAGTTTAAATACACATTTTCCTGAAGAAAATGAAAACTTTACACCATATAAAATTGGTGAGCATAGACACACTCCTGAAATAGAAGAAATACTTTCAAACATAGCTAATACTAAAGTTACTATTACTTTTACACCTCACCTACTTCCAATAAATCGAGGAATAATATCTACAATTTATTGTACTCCTAAAGAAAAAATAGACCTTAATTCAATTCATAAAATATATACAGATTTTTATAAAGACAAAGAGTTCGTTAATGTATTGCCTTTAGGAGATATTGCTTCAATAAAAAATGTGAAATTATCAAATAATTGTCATATTTCACTTCACTTAAATCATAGGAAAGATCAAATAATAATTATAAGTGCAATAGATAATATGATTAAGGGGGCTGCTGGTCAAGCTATTCAAAACATGAACATTATTTTAGGCTTTAAAGAAAATGAAGGACTAAACTTAATTTCACCAGCAT
This genomic interval carries:
- a CDS encoding argininosuccinate synthase encodes the protein MNKLNKVILAYSGGLDTSIIIPWLKENYNCEVIAVCGNVGQKDELDGLEEKAIKTGASKLYMEDLTKEFVEDYIFPTIQAGAIYEGKYLLGTSFARPLIGKRLVEIAKVEGADAICHGCTGKGNDQVRFELAVKAFDPDMKIIAPWRIWDIKSREDEITYAEARNVPIKINHETNYSKDKNIWHLSHEGLDLEDPKNEPKYDEILELSNSLEKAPNEPTYITLTFEKGNAVALNGEKMDAVTLLDELNKIGGKNAIGITDMVENRLVGMKSRGVYETPGGTILYKAHKDLEELCLDKETSHYKEQISLKFADLVYNGLWFTPLREALSEFIKKTQETVTGEIKLKLYKGNIVNAGMTSPYSLYSEEYATFGEDAVYNQNDSAGFITLYGLPTVVKAKMYQSLKKEDK
- the argH gene encoding argininosuccinate lyase, with protein sequence MKLWGGRFKKGTDELVNDFNSSINIDSRMYKEDIEGSLAHASMLGEQNIISKEDSLKITSGLLEILKRMDNDVINIDLTSEDIHSFVESTLTYYIGEYGKMLHTARSRNDQVTLDLKLYLKKALVKLRKDILYLEEVLLEKSKEHISTIMPGYTHMQKAQPITLSHHLLAYAEMFKRDIGRINDAYKRTDEMPLGSGALATSTYPIDRYMVAKDLGFSKITLNSLDSVSDRDYVIETLSALSLIMMHLSRFSEEIILWCTGEFNFVELDDSYSTGSSIMPQKKNPDVAELIRGKTGRVYGDLITLLTVMKGIPLAYNKDMQEDKEALFDALDTVTLSLKTFAGMIKTMKINKDNMKKSAALGFTNATDLADYLVKKGSYFRDAHGIVGQIVLQCIKDNKMIEDLTLAELKEYSPTFEEDVYDAINLYTCVEERKVIGGPSRESVKFQIKELQEFIHQFKGDEIYD
- the argC gene encoding N-acetyl-gamma-glutamyl-phosphate reductase is translated as MIKVGIIGATGYVGVELLRLLLNHSQIEIGAISSVSFDGQELDSIYKNFLGRTNLICTNMNEVIEKNDVIFTALPPGLSEDIATKIIENNKICIDMGADFRLSNEEEYKYWYGKNFSHPKLHKQSIYGLPELNKEKIRKSSLIANPGCYPTSIELGLIPLLKNLLIKPNGIICDSKSGTTGSGRSLSLNTHFPEENENFTPYKIGEHRHTPEIEEILSNIANTKVTITFTPHLLPINRGIISTIYCTPKEKIDLNSIHKIYTDFYKDKEFVNVLPLGDIASIKNVKLSNNCHISLHLNHRKDQIIIISAIDNMIKGAAGQAIQNMNIILGFKENEGLNLISPAF